The Magnetococcus sp. PR-3 genome window below encodes:
- a CDS encoding transporter substrate-binding domain-containing protein produces the protein MGWSIRLTILTVLSLIAMLSSAQARTLSEIIRSGELRLCVAGSNYKLYSATGRTFARYLGVNPRITHLSSWDQQFQDHHGVTHKPLAYTPALLADGLCDLYPNDLVMVPWRLNKMVITPLYATRMTVVVPQATVQGIHTLNDLAGKTAALMKGTIYHTWLEKQNNTRFIENPVVLKFLSTNEAIAALSRGDVDFSLLGADGAFKQTQKHKMAISVAFPVGPMREVGWATHMEHHQLRSKISTFFTLQHMTSSPFDHLWEQYVGIPLTSFNLFITSTAGGR, from the coding sequence ATGGGGTGGTCAATACGTCTGACCATACTGACGGTGTTGTCGCTGATAGCAATGCTGTCCAGTGCTCAGGCCCGAACTTTAAGCGAAATTATTCGCAGTGGAGAACTGCGCCTTTGTGTGGCAGGCTCTAACTATAAGCTCTATAGCGCCACTGGACGTACCTTTGCCCGTTATCTGGGTGTTAACCCCCGCATCACACACCTCTCATCCTGGGATCAACAGTTTCAAGATCATCACGGTGTAACCCATAAACCGCTTGCCTATACCCCTGCACTGTTGGCGGATGGTCTGTGCGACCTGTACCCCAATGATCTGGTTATGGTTCCGTGGCGACTCAATAAAATGGTCATTACCCCTCTGTATGCCACCCGAATGACCGTGGTCGTACCCCAGGCGACGGTACAAGGGATCCATACCCTCAATGATTTGGCCGGTAAAACAGCAGCGTTGATGAAAGGGACCATCTACCACACATGGCTGGAGAAACAGAACAACACCCGTTTTATTGAAAACCCAGTGGTCTTGAAATTTCTCTCGACCAATGAGGCCATTGCAGCATTAAGCCGTGGAGATGTGGATTTTTCCTTACTGGGTGCCGATGGTGCATTTAAACAGACCCAAAAGCATAAAATGGCCATCTCTGTCGCTTTCCCTGTCGGTCCGATGCGGGAGGTTGGCTGGGCAACGCATATGGAGCATCATCAATTACGCAGTAAAATTAGTACTTTTTTTACGCTCCAACACATGACCAGCTCCCCATTTGATCATTTATGGGAACAGTATGTCGGCATTCCGTTAACTTCGTTTAACCTGTTTATCACCTCCACAGCAGGGGGGAGGTGA
- a CDS encoding chemotaxis protein CheW has product MVLCSFTVGDLLLGIDIMLVREIRRATPCTQVPGAPDFFMGLVNIRGQVATIADLRTRLGWEQGGNTQDNSGYFIIMKTKPEVKDWYKDDVDKHCPWEDRFGLRVDKLGVVQDFGNEGFQPRPANLEGISAHFAQGVIELDRKLLVVLNLPALMGFGDLETPEE; this is encoded by the coding sequence ATGGTTCTTTGTAGCTTTACTGTAGGCGATCTTCTGTTGGGCATCGATATTATGTTGGTGCGTGAAATCCGCCGAGCGACCCCGTGTACCCAAGTTCCTGGAGCACCAGATTTTTTCATGGGCTTGGTGAACATCCGTGGTCAGGTGGCCACCATTGCAGACCTGCGAACCCGTTTGGGTTGGGAACAGGGCGGCAATACTCAGGATAACAGTGGTTATTTCATCATCATGAAAACCAAGCCTGAAGTGAAGGATTGGTATAAGGATGATGTGGATAAGCACTGCCCTTGGGAAGACCGCTTTGGTTTAAGGGTTGATAAACTAGGGGTTGTTCAAGACTTTGGGAATGAGGGCTTCCAGCCTCGCCCAGCCAACCTTGAGGGTATCTCTGCCCACTTTGCCCAGGGGGTTATTGAGCTCGACCGCAAGCTTTTGGTTGTGCTTAATCTGCCTGCACTTATGGGTTTTGGTGACCTAGAAACCCCAGAAGAGTAA
- the nirD gene encoding nitrite reductase small subunit NirD translates to MSVWHRIGRLNDIPQQGARVVKTEAYGEIAIFRTLKDEIHALANTCPHKKGPLAQGIVHGAKVTCPLHNWTFDLSTGGTVGPDEGCAGHFPTKMEGDELFLKLEPTS, encoded by the coding sequence ATGAGCGTTTGGCATCGAATCGGTCGTTTAAATGATATTCCTCAACAGGGTGCCCGTGTGGTGAAAACCGAAGCGTATGGTGAAATTGCCATCTTCCGGACCCTGAAGGATGAGATCCATGCTCTGGCCAATACGTGCCCCCATAAAAAGGGTCCTTTGGCCCAGGGGATTGTGCATGGAGCCAAGGTGACATGTCCTTTACATAACTGGACTTTTGATCTCTCTACGGGTGGTACGGTTGGTCCTGATGAAGGGTGTGCAGGCCATTTTCCCACCAAAATGGAGGGGGATGAACTGTTCCTTAAACTCGAGCCAACATCATGA
- the nirB gene encoding nitrite reductase large subunit NirB: MNAPRKRLVVIGNGMAGTRTLEELLTLAPESYEITVFGAEPHGNYNRILLSSVLAGEKTVADIITHDRNWYEENGITLNTDNPVVSIDAAAKLVTAADGKQHGYDELLMATGSNPVMIPFPGIDLDGVVSFRDIKDVESMIEVSQSHKKAVVIGGGLLGLEAAIGLLKQGMDVTVVHLMEILMERQLDGVSAAMLKEELEGRGLKFRMGAQTEAILGQERVTGLRFKDGEEIEADLVVMAVGIRPNTDLAKQTGLETNRGVVVNDHMTTSDVSIHAVGECVEHRGMTYGLVAPLFEQGKVLAQHLAGVEEPVTYTGSTTSTRLKVTGVDLFSAGDFLGDEQTDEILFQDFNQRVYKKLVVRGDTLVGAVLLGDAMDGPWYLEMIRDGADISAMRDHILFGQAHLGDSGHGQSVASIPDSQEICGCNGITKGQVVTAILEKKLTTIDEVKLHTKASGSCGGCTGLVEKVLADTLGGDYIAPTEKSLCGCTDLTSDGVRQAVRDQKLTSIPMAMKTLDWKSEDGCPMCRQAINYYIHAHHPDEHEDAPQSRFINERVHANIQKDGTYSVIPRIWGGITAAQELRVIADIVEEFKLPEVKITGGQRITMLGVRKEDLPEVWSRLAAHNMVSGGAYGKSMRTVKTCVGSNWCRFGTQDSETMGVEIEKLIWNCWTPHKYKVAVSGCPRNCAEATIKDFGVVAVDSGWELHVGGNGGLKVRVTDLLCKVETAEEVLEYNAAYLQLYREEAKYLERTAPWVERVGVEYLKQELVENDARRQELAERFRKVQKDLPDPWKARAEGLEDYEFKPLTYITGGKEKVA; encoded by the coding sequence ATGAACGCACCGCGCAAGCGCCTGGTGGTTATCGGTAACGGCATGGCCGGTACCCGCACCCTGGAAGAGCTGTTAACCCTGGCTCCTGAAAGCTATGAGATCACCGTTTTTGGTGCTGAGCCCCACGGTAACTATAATCGGATCCTGCTTTCATCTGTTTTGGCGGGTGAAAAAACAGTGGCGGATATCATTACCCATGATCGCAACTGGTATGAAGAGAACGGTATTACTCTGAATACGGACAACCCGGTGGTTTCCATTGATGCTGCGGCCAAGTTGGTGACTGCGGCAGATGGTAAACAGCATGGGTATGATGAGTTGTTGATGGCAACAGGATCCAACCCGGTCATGATCCCTTTTCCAGGTATTGATCTGGATGGGGTGGTCTCCTTCCGTGACATTAAAGATGTCGAGTCCATGATTGAAGTAAGCCAGAGCCATAAGAAGGCTGTGGTCATTGGTGGTGGATTGTTGGGGTTGGAAGCTGCGATTGGTCTGCTGAAGCAGGGTATGGATGTGACGGTTGTGCATCTGATGGAGATCCTCATGGAGCGCCAGTTGGATGGTGTCTCTGCCGCCATGCTTAAGGAAGAGCTCGAAGGGCGTGGCCTTAAGTTCCGTATGGGGGCCCAAACCGAAGCCATTTTGGGTCAAGAACGGGTAACGGGTCTGCGCTTTAAAGATGGTGAAGAGATTGAGGCGGACCTGGTGGTGATGGCGGTGGGTATTCGCCCCAATACCGATCTGGCCAAACAGACCGGTTTGGAAACCAACCGCGGTGTGGTGGTTAATGACCACATGACGACGTCGGATGTCAGCATCCATGCTGTGGGTGAGTGTGTTGAGCACCGTGGTATGACCTACGGTCTGGTGGCCCCTTTGTTTGAGCAGGGCAAGGTGTTGGCACAGCATCTTGCGGGTGTTGAAGAGCCTGTAACCTATACTGGTTCGACCACCTCAACCCGTTTAAAGGTTACTGGGGTGGATCTGTTCTCTGCTGGGGATTTCCTCGGGGATGAACAGACCGATGAAATTTTGTTCCAGGACTTCAACCAGCGTGTCTACAAAAAGCTGGTGGTCCGGGGGGATACCCTGGTTGGGGCTGTACTGCTGGGTGATGCCATGGATGGACCTTGGTATCTGGAGATGATCCGTGATGGGGCTGATATCAGTGCCATGCGTGACCATATTCTGTTTGGTCAAGCGCACTTGGGTGATTCTGGTCATGGTCAGAGTGTGGCTTCCATTCCCGACAGTCAGGAGATCTGTGGCTGTAACGGTATTACCAAGGGGCAGGTGGTTACGGCGATTTTAGAAAAAAAGCTGACGACCATTGATGAAGTTAAGTTGCACACCAAGGCATCTGGCTCCTGTGGTGGTTGTACGGGTCTGGTTGAAAAGGTTTTGGCTGATACTTTGGGTGGGGACTATATTGCGCCCACTGAAAAATCTCTGTGCGGTTGTACGGATCTGACCAGTGATGGTGTCCGCCAAGCTGTGCGGGATCAGAAGTTGACCTCTATCCCCATGGCCATGAAGACACTGGATTGGAAAAGTGAAGATGGCTGCCCCATGTGTCGTCAGGCCATCAACTACTACATCCATGCGCACCATCCTGATGAGCATGAAGATGCCCCCCAAAGTCGCTTCATCAATGAACGTGTGCACGCCAATATCCAAAAAGATGGCACCTACAGCGTTATCCCCCGTATTTGGGGTGGTATTACCGCGGCTCAAGAGCTGCGGGTGATCGCAGATATCGTGGAGGAGTTTAAGCTGCCTGAGGTGAAAATTACCGGTGGTCAGCGTATTACCATGTTGGGTGTGCGCAAAGAGGATCTCCCTGAGGTGTGGTCTCGCTTGGCAGCTCATAACATGGTCTCCGGTGGGGCCTACGGTAAATCCATGCGCACAGTGAAAACCTGTGTGGGTAGTAACTGGTGCCGATTTGGTACGCAGGATTCCGAAACCATGGGTGTCGAAATTGAAAAACTGATCTGGAACTGTTGGACCCCCCATAAATATAAAGTTGCCGTCTCTGGTTGTCCGCGAAATTGTGCCGAAGCCACCATTAAGGATTTTGGGGTGGTCGCTGTGGATTCCGGTTGGGAACTGCATGTGGGTGGTAATGGTGGTTTGAAGGTTCGTGTGACAGATCTGCTCTGCAAAGTAGAGACGGCAGAAGAGGTGTTGGAGTATAACGCCGCCTATCTGCAACTCTACCGTGAAGAGGCCAAATATCTAGAGCGTACAGCCCCATGGGTCGAGCGTGTTGGCGTGGAATATCTCAAGCAAGAGCTGGTGGAGAACGATGCCCGCCGTCAAGAGCTGGCAGAGCGTTTCCGTAAGGTACAAAAAGATCTACCTGATCCCTGGAAGGCCCGTGCCGAAGGTCTGGAAGATTATGAGTTTAAACCGCTGACCTACATTACAGGTGGTAAGGAGAAAGTGGCATGA
- a CDS encoding CmpA/NrtA family ABC transporter substrate-binding protein, with amino-acid sequence MMGLLGSKPVLAEELPVEKDELKLGFIKLTDMAPLAIAYEKGFFEDEGLYVTLEPQANWKVLLDRVISGELDGAHMLAGQPLGATIGFGTKSEVITAFSMDLNGNGITVSNEIWKEMKKHVPKGSDGKPVHPIKADALKPVVDAYRAEGKPFNMGMVFPVSTHNYELRYWLAAGGIHPGFYSKTDTSGQIGAEALLSVTPPPQMPATMEAGTIYGYCVGEPWNQQAVFKGIGVPVVTDYEIWKNNPEKVFGVSRKWADANPNSHLALVKALIRAAIWLDENQNANRPEAVKILSKSEYVGADSEVIANSMTGTFEYEKGDKRDVPDFNVFFRYFATYPYYSDAIWYLTQMRRWGQITDEKPDSWFHEVAKKVYRPEIYLKAAELLIAEGKANKADFPFGTDGYRAPQKHFIDNIVYDGHQPNQYLGKFPIGLKGKQTAEQAITASR; translated from the coding sequence ATGATGGGCCTGCTGGGTAGCAAACCTGTACTGGCTGAAGAGTTACCGGTTGAGAAGGATGAACTGAAGCTGGGTTTCATTAAACTGACCGATATGGCGCCACTGGCCATTGCCTATGAAAAAGGCTTTTTTGAAGATGAGGGGCTCTACGTCACTCTGGAACCCCAAGCCAACTGGAAAGTTCTGTTGGATCGCGTGATTTCAGGGGAGCTGGATGGTGCCCATATGCTGGCGGGGCAACCCCTAGGTGCCACCATCGGTTTTGGTACCAAGTCAGAAGTCATCACCGCATTTTCTATGGATCTGAACGGAAACGGCATTACGGTTTCCAATGAGATCTGGAAAGAGATGAAGAAGCACGTCCCTAAGGGTTCCGACGGCAAGCCCGTACACCCGATTAAAGCGGACGCCCTGAAACCGGTGGTGGATGCCTACCGGGCCGAAGGTAAACCATTCAACATGGGTATGGTCTTCCCGGTTTCCACCCACAACTATGAGTTGCGTTACTGGCTTGCTGCTGGTGGCATTCACCCTGGTTTTTACTCTAAAACCGACACCTCAGGGCAGATCGGTGCGGAAGCTCTGTTGTCGGTTACCCCCCCACCCCAGATGCCTGCAACCATGGAAGCTGGCACCATTTACGGCTACTGCGTGGGTGAACCCTGGAACCAGCAGGCTGTGTTTAAAGGCATTGGCGTCCCTGTGGTTACCGATTACGAAATCTGGAAAAACAACCCAGAAAAAGTATTTGGTGTGAGCCGCAAATGGGCCGATGCCAACCCCAACTCTCACCTAGCCCTGGTTAAAGCATTGATCCGTGCAGCCATTTGGTTGGATGAAAACCAAAATGCCAACCGTCCTGAAGCGGTGAAAATCCTGTCGAAATCCGAATACGTGGGTGCCGACAGTGAGGTTATTGCCAACTCCATGACCGGTACCTTTGAGTATGAAAAAGGCGACAAGCGTGATGTGCCTGATTTCAACGTCTTCTTCCGCTACTTTGCCACATACCCCTACTATTCTGATGCCATTTGGTACCTGACCCAAATGCGTCGCTGGGGCCAGATCACCGATGAGAAGCCAGACAGCTGGTTCCATGAAGTTGCCAAAAAGGTCTACCGCCCTGAGATCTACCTAAAAGCTGCTGAGCTGCTGATTGCCGAAGGTAAAGCCAACAAAGCGGACTTCCCTTTTGGGACGGATGGCTACCGCGCTCCACAAAAGCACTTCATTGACAACATTGTCTATGATGGCCACCAACCCAACCAATACCTTGGTAAGTTCCCCATCGGTCTCAAAGGTAAACAGACCGCTGAGCAAGCCATAACCGCCAGCCGTTAA
- a CDS encoding ABC transporter permease produces MSEAATLTGEQAPETKEQQREARRSRFHARINRATPYLNVTGLGWIVPLMKIIGGESPKAQLGEFWRLLIVPLLAIGLFLATWGALAPQIQTSLGEIPGPALVGQQVVNLYDEHVEERLKAEAFYERQEKRNARKLAKNPDAKTKWRQYTGKPTYFDQIVTSLITVFTGFLIGSLVAIPLGVVCGLSKTLNAAFNPLIQIFKPVSPLAWLPLVTMVVSALYVSDDPMFEKAFLTSAITVTLCSLWPTLINTAVGVASIDKDLMNVGRVLQLTWWTRITKLVMPSSLPYIFTGLRLSLGVGWMVLIAAEMLAQNPGLGKFVWDEFQNGSSQSLAKIMVAVFTIGIIGFVLDRVMLAMQAMVSHGEVR; encoded by the coding sequence ATGTCTGAAGCCGCGACGCTCACGGGAGAGCAAGCGCCCGAAACCAAAGAGCAACAGCGCGAGGCGCGCCGTTCCCGCTTTCACGCCCGTATCAACCGGGCAACGCCCTACCTGAATGTCACGGGCCTAGGCTGGATTGTACCTTTGATGAAGATCATTGGTGGTGAAAGCCCCAAGGCTCAGCTGGGGGAATTCTGGCGTTTATTGATTGTACCTCTTCTGGCCATCGGTCTTTTTTTGGCCACTTGGGGCGCCCTGGCTCCACAGATTCAAACCAGCCTTGGTGAGATCCCCGGACCCGCCTTGGTGGGCCAACAGGTTGTTAATCTCTACGATGAACACGTCGAAGAACGGCTTAAGGCCGAAGCCTTTTATGAAAGGCAAGAAAAACGTAACGCCCGCAAATTGGCCAAAAACCCAGATGCCAAAACCAAATGGCGCCAATATACCGGCAAACCGACCTATTTTGATCAGATTGTCACCTCTCTTATCACGGTCTTTACCGGGTTTTTAATTGGCTCTCTGGTCGCCATACCACTCGGGGTTGTCTGTGGACTTTCTAAAACCCTTAATGCGGCGTTCAATCCACTGATCCAAATTTTCAAACCGGTTTCTCCCCTGGCGTGGCTACCCCTGGTTACCATGGTTGTCAGCGCACTCTATGTCAGTGATGATCCCATGTTTGAAAAAGCCTTTCTCACTTCAGCCATCACAGTGACCCTCTGTTCACTGTGGCCCACGCTGATTAATACTGCTGTTGGTGTGGCCTCTATTGATAAAGACCTTATGAATGTGGGTCGGGTACTACAACTGACATGGTGGACCCGTATTACCAAACTGGTGATGCCCTCCTCCTTGCCTTACATCTTTACCGGGCTTCGTCTCTCTTTGGGTGTGGGCTGGATGGTATTGATTGCCGCTGAGATGCTGGCACAAAACCCTGGCTTGGGGAAATTTGTGTGGGATGAGTTCCAGAACGGCTCTTCCCAGTCACTGGCTAAAATTATGGTGGCGGTCTTTACCATTGGCATCATCGGCTTTGTACTAGACCGGGTTATGTTGGCCATGCAAGCCATGGTTAGCCACGGCGAAGTACGTTAA
- a CDS encoding ABC transporter ATP-binding protein has protein sequence MAFLEFTNVSKSFGDGSERNEVLKDLNLQIEEGEFVAILGFSGSGKSTLINLIAGLNEPDSGTITLRGAPIKGPGPDRGLVFQSYSLMPWLTVQGNIALAVDSVHKEKSLEERTALTQKYIDMVGLSHAGDRRPSELSGGMRQRVSVARALAMNPEMLLLDEPLSALDALTRAKLQDEIEMIWEQDRKTVILITNDVDEALLLADRVIPLNPGPNADLGPSFKVDLPRPRDRTTINNNEDFKRLRKSITGYMMDAAKSKAASLESNVTLPDVQPILPGGQLPKAYKDVASTPTLRVDRYVEFYQVQKTYPTPKGPLTVVEDFTLNMKKGEFVTLIGHSGCGKSTVLSMVAGLNEISDGGIILDDKEVYTAGPDRAVVFQSPSLFPWLSARENVRLGVERVYPHASQAERHDIVDYYLSRVGLGDAMDRRAEDLSNGMKQRVGIARAFALSPKLLLLDEPFGMLDSLTRWELQDVLMEVWSRTQVTAVCVTHDVDEAILLADRVVMMTNGPKARIGNIMEVDMPRPRTRKALLSHPDYYKYREELLTFLEEYERGSVKKDKKAEAKPKQQAA, from the coding sequence ATGGCTTTCCTGGAATTTACCAACGTCAGCAAATCTTTCGGTGATGGCAGTGAGCGTAATGAAGTACTGAAAGATCTCAATCTTCAGATTGAAGAGGGCGAGTTTGTTGCGATTTTGGGATTCTCTGGCTCCGGCAAGAGCACCTTAATTAATCTCATTGCCGGTTTAAACGAGCCCGACAGTGGTACCATTACCCTGAGGGGGGCACCTATTAAAGGGCCAGGGCCTGACCGTGGTTTGGTCTTCCAAAGTTATTCGTTAATGCCTTGGCTCACGGTACAAGGTAATATTGCCCTGGCCGTAGACAGTGTACATAAAGAAAAAAGCCTGGAAGAGCGCACAGCCCTGACCCAAAAGTATATTGATATGGTTGGGTTAAGCCATGCGGGGGATCGACGCCCTTCTGAGCTATCAGGCGGGATGCGCCAACGGGTATCTGTGGCACGCGCCCTGGCCATGAACCCTGAGATGTTGCTGCTGGATGAGCCCCTATCCGCCCTGGATGCTTTGACCCGAGCCAAGCTTCAAGATGAAATTGAGATGATCTGGGAGCAAGACCGCAAAACGGTTATTTTGATCACCAATGATGTGGATGAAGCACTTTTACTGGCGGACCGGGTTATTCCACTTAATCCAGGCCCCAATGCGGATTTAGGCCCCTCTTTTAAAGTGGACCTGCCCCGCCCAAGAGATCGTACAACCATTAATAACAATGAAGATTTTAAGCGCTTACGCAAATCCATTACCGGTTATATGATGGATGCTGCCAAAAGCAAAGCCGCCTCCTTGGAAAGCAATGTTACTTTACCGGATGTGCAGCCTATTCTACCCGGTGGACAGTTGCCCAAAGCTTATAAAGATGTTGCCAGCACCCCCACACTGCGTGTGGACCGCTATGTTGAATTTTATCAGGTACAAAAGACTTACCCCACCCCCAAGGGGCCACTTACAGTGGTTGAAGACTTTACCTTGAACATGAAAAAAGGGGAGTTTGTTACCCTCATTGGCCACTCTGGCTGTGGCAAATCTACCGTGCTCTCCATGGTTGCAGGTCTTAACGAGATCAGTGATGGCGGTATTATCCTGGATGATAAAGAGGTCTATACAGCGGGCCCTGATCGGGCGGTTGTCTTCCAATCCCCCAGCCTATTTCCCTGGCTGAGCGCCCGTGAGAATGTGCGTCTGGGTGTAGAGCGTGTCTACCCCCACGCCTCACAGGCTGAACGTCATGATATTGTAGACTACTATTTAAGCCGGGTTGGTTTGGGAGACGCCATGGACCGCCGGGCTGAAGATCTGTCCAACGGCATGAAGCAACGCGTGGGCATTGCCCGGGCATTTGCACTGTCACCCAAACTACTGCTCCTTGACGAACCCTTCGGCATGCTGGACTCTCTAACCCGATGGGAGCTACAAGATGTGCTTATGGAGGTCTGGTCTCGCACCCAAGTCACCGCCGTGTGTGTCACCCACGATGTGGATGAAGCCATTTTGCTGGCGGACCGGGTTGTGATGATGACCAATGGCCCCAAAGCCCGTATCGGCAATATTATGGAAGTTGATATGCCGCGCCCCCGTACCCGTAAGGCTCTGCTTAGCCACCCAGACTATTACAAATACCGTGAGGAACTACTCACCTTCCTGGAAGAGTATGAGCGTGGTTCGGTAAAAAAAGATAAAAAAGCCGAGGCTAAACCCAAACAGCAAGCGGCTTAA
- a CDS encoding ANTAR domain-containing response regulator, with the protein MSDDCPINILVIDEDPDRAAILEQGLVEGDYARVMLIHNLTNLEGRIAALEPDVILINLENPDRDTLENMYQVSRSVARPIAMFVDQYEPGRMEEAIEAGVSAYVVDGLKKERVGPIVEMAISRFRMFDRLRKERDDARNALQERKRIERAKGLLMERKGISEEQAYHAMRKAAMQENRKLVEIADSLITALQMDI; encoded by the coding sequence ATGTCTGACGATTGCCCCATCAACATCTTGGTTATCGACGAAGACCCGGACCGTGCTGCCATTTTGGAACAAGGGTTGGTAGAGGGCGACTATGCCCGCGTCATGTTGATCCACAACTTGACCAATTTGGAAGGGCGAATTGCCGCACTGGAACCTGATGTCATCCTTATTAATTTAGAAAACCCGGACCGGGATACTTTAGAGAACATGTATCAAGTCTCCCGGTCCGTGGCACGTCCCATCGCCATGTTTGTAGATCAATATGAACCTGGGCGTATGGAGGAGGCGATCGAGGCCGGTGTTTCGGCCTATGTGGTCGACGGACTAAAAAAAGAGCGGGTAGGCCCCATTGTTGAGATGGCCATTTCACGGTTCCGCATGTTTGACCGCTTGCGCAAAGAGCGGGACGATGCCCGAAATGCCCTACAAGAGCGTAAACGGATTGAACGGGCCAAAGGGCTTTTAATGGAGAGAAAAGGAATCTCCGAAGAGCAGGCCTACCATGCCATGCGCAAAGCCGCCATGCAGGAAAATCGTAAACTGGTGGAGATTGCTGACAGCCTTATCACCGCTCTACAGATGGATATCTAA
- a CDS encoding CmpA/NrtA family ABC transporter substrate-binding protein, with the protein MSPHPTLPSKRTPIRVGFVPLLDCASLIVAQEKGFAHAHGVDLKLEKVGAWAAIRDKIACGSLDCAHMLAGMTLALHMGLQSISTPMLAPMSLGQGGNAITLAPWLMRAMQVADPKAMAGPPAWRNQALAKVIHTRKQLGEPPLKFAVVYPFSSHNYELRYWLAAAGIDPDEDVEIRVTPPPRMVKSLRSDGISGFCVGEPWNQLAVDEGLGQICVTKQDIWPASPEKVLGLRQSWGEQNPEALNGLMAALVEAGIWADDLNNRDELVELLAAPDVIGIEPTIIAASLAGDPAPILFQRHLAQFPWISQAQWLLEQMQRWGQLPEHVNTTEIAQNVYQPERYNQILDAQNLPYPQSATKQEGQHDSPYTIPASDGRLITLPPDQLFDQVSI; encoded by the coding sequence ATGTCACCGCACCCTACTCTACCAAGTAAGCGCACACCGATCCGAGTTGGTTTTGTCCCTTTGCTGGACTGTGCCAGCTTGATCGTAGCCCAAGAAAAAGGCTTTGCTCATGCCCACGGGGTTGATTTAAAGCTGGAAAAAGTCGGTGCTTGGGCGGCCATTCGAGATAAAATAGCCTGCGGTAGTTTAGATTGTGCCCATATGCTCGCAGGTATGACCCTTGCGCTACATATGGGGTTACAGAGCATCTCTACCCCCATGCTTGCCCCCATGAGCCTTGGCCAGGGTGGTAACGCCATTACCTTAGCCCCCTGGCTTATGCGCGCCATGCAAGTGGCCGACCCCAAAGCCATGGCCGGCCCACCTGCTTGGCGAAACCAAGCATTGGCCAAGGTCATACATACCCGCAAACAGTTGGGCGAACCCCCTTTAAAATTTGCGGTGGTCTACCCCTTTTCCAGTCACAATTATGAACTGCGTTACTGGCTCGCTGCCGCTGGGATTGATCCGGATGAAGATGTTGAGATCCGAGTGACCCCACCCCCGCGCATGGTCAAGAGTTTGCGCAGTGATGGCATTAGCGGCTTCTGCGTGGGCGAGCCGTGGAACCAACTGGCCGTTGACGAGGGACTGGGGCAGATCTGTGTCACCAAACAGGATATCTGGCCTGCCAGCCCTGAGAAAGTACTCGGATTACGGCAAAGCTGGGGGGAACAAAACCCGGAAGCACTTAACGGATTGATGGCCGCTTTGGTTGAAGCAGGTATATGGGCAGATGACCTCAATAACCGAGATGAACTGGTGGAGCTGCTCGCGGCTCCTGATGTTATTGGTATTGAGCCAACCATTATTGCCGCCAGTTTGGCAGGGGATCCAGCGCCTATTCTGTTCCAACGGCATCTGGCTCAATTTCCATGGATATCCCAAGCCCAATGGTTACTGGAGCAAATGCAACGTTGGGGGCAGCTCCCTGAGCATGTCAACACGACAGAAATCGCGCAGAACGTCTACCAACCGGAACGCTACAACCAAATCTTAGACGCTCAAAATCTACCCTACCCTCAGAGCGCCACCAAACAAGAGGGGCAACATGACAGCCCTTATACCATTCCTGCCAGTGATGGCCGCCTGATTACACTGCCGCCTGATCAGCTGTTTGATCAGGTTTCCATATAA